In Gulosibacter molinativorax, a single window of DNA contains:
- a CDS encoding PTS fructose transporter subunit IIABC yields the protein MSDQQPALITPELVALDANLGAAKREVITAMAGIVAATGRAESEGLARDAWAREEQGVTGMGNRIAIPHCRSEAVNTATLGFARLAEPIDFGAPDGPADLIFMIAAPEGGNDEHLQILARLAGSLMHEEFLASLREATTAEEVVAIIDGVVADNEQNDGKHAAAVEPDGAQDAGAKKVRIVAFTACPTGIAHTFMAADGLAQAAERRDDVELRVEPQGSAGYEPLADADVKAADAVIIAADIDIRGRERLVGKPGVEAPVKRGVSQPDQLIDEALAALNSPSGHRIKASSGGSGDAEGTSSEGKVGWGKRIQKALMTGVSYMIPFVAAGGLLVALAFLLGGYDITNSAADIVTNNSLANLPEGGLMTYLAALFATVGGMALGFLVPALSAYIAYALAGRPGIAPGFVGGAIALAVGAGFIGGLVTGLFAGFVAMWIGSWKTPRWLAGLMPVVIIPLLTTAATALLMYLLLGRPLAMLMEALTGWLNGLSGGSSILLGAILGLMMCFDLGGPVNKAAYLFATAGLSAGTDAAMMVMSAVMVGGMVPPLALALASAVRPKLFTPEERKNGQAAWLLGAAFISEGAIPFAAADPLRVIPSMMAGGAVAGGLSMAFETTLRAPHGGIFVFFAIDPIWGFLIALVAGTLVAAIAVVLLKQFARRQVEAPAVETREPQLVG from the coding sequence ATGTCAGATCAACAACCAGCCCTCATCACCCCCGAACTGGTCGCCCTCGACGCGAACCTCGGCGCAGCGAAGCGCGAGGTCATCACCGCCATGGCGGGGATTGTCGCGGCGACGGGCCGCGCCGAGTCCGAGGGACTCGCGCGCGACGCGTGGGCCCGCGAAGAGCAGGGCGTCACCGGCATGGGTAATCGCATCGCGATCCCGCACTGCCGCTCGGAGGCGGTCAACACGGCGACGCTCGGGTTCGCCCGGCTCGCGGAGCCCATCGACTTCGGTGCGCCTGACGGCCCCGCCGACCTCATCTTCATGATCGCCGCGCCCGAGGGTGGGAACGACGAGCACCTGCAGATCCTCGCGCGGCTCGCGGGCAGCCTCATGCACGAGGAATTCCTCGCATCCCTTCGCGAAGCGACAACGGCGGAGGAGGTCGTCGCGATCATCGACGGCGTCGTCGCCGACAACGAGCAGAATGACGGGAAGCACGCGGCGGCCGTCGAGCCGGATGGTGCACAGGATGCGGGCGCAAAGAAAGTGCGCATCGTTGCGTTCACCGCGTGCCCCACGGGAATCGCGCACACCTTCATGGCCGCCGACGGCCTCGCGCAGGCGGCGGAGCGGCGCGATGACGTCGAGCTGCGCGTCGAGCCGCAGGGTTCGGCGGGCTACGAGCCGCTTGCCGACGCCGACGTGAAGGCAGCCGACGCGGTCATCATCGCCGCGGACATCGACATCCGCGGCCGCGAGCGGCTCGTCGGCAAGCCCGGCGTGGAGGCCCCGGTGAAGCGCGGCGTCTCGCAGCCCGATCAACTCATCGACGAGGCGCTCGCGGCGCTGAATTCCCCGAGCGGGCACCGCATCAAGGCGAGTTCCGGCGGCTCCGGGGATGCGGAAGGCACCAGCAGCGAGGGCAAGGTCGGGTGGGGCAAGCGCATCCAGAAGGCGCTCATGACCGGTGTCTCGTACATGATTCCGTTCGTCGCGGCGGGCGGTCTGCTCGTGGCCCTCGCGTTCCTCCTCGGCGGCTACGACATCACGAACAGCGCGGCCGATATCGTCACCAACAACTCCCTCGCCAACCTGCCCGAGGGCGGCCTCATGACGTACCTCGCCGCGCTCTTCGCGACGGTCGGCGGCATGGCGCTCGGGTTCCTCGTCCCGGCGCTGTCCGCCTATATCGCGTACGCGCTCGCGGGACGCCCCGGTATCGCGCCCGGTTTCGTGGGCGGTGCCATCGCGCTCGCGGTCGGCGCGGGCTTCATCGGCGGCCTCGTGACGGGTCTGTTCGCCGGATTCGTCGCGATGTGGATCGGCAGCTGGAAGACGCCGCGCTGGCTCGCCGGGCTCATGCCGGTCGTGATCATTCCGCTGCTCACGACCGCCGCGACGGCCCTGCTCATGTACCTGCTGCTCGGCCGCCCGCTCGCGATGCTCATGGAGGCGCTCACCGGGTGGCTCAACGGCCTGAGCGGCGGCTCGAGCATCCTGCTCGGCGCGATTCTCGGCCTGATGATGTGCTTCGACCTCGGCGGCCCGGTGAACAAGGCGGCCTACCTCTTTGCCACGGCGGGCCTCTCGGCGGGCACGGATGCGGCGATGATGGTGATGAGCGCCGTCATGGTCGGTGGCATGGTGCCGCCGCTCGCCCTTGCGCTCGCGAGCGCGGTGCGCCCGAAGCTCTTCACGCCCGAGGAGCGAAAGAACGGCCAGGCGGCGTGGCTGCTCGGCGCGGCCTTCATCTCCGAGGGCGCGATTCCGTTCGCCGCTGCGGACCCGCTGCGCGTGATTCCGTCGATGATGGCTGGCGGCGCGGTCGCGGGCGGCCTGTCGATGGCGTTCGAGACGACGCTTCGAGCCCCGCACGGTGGCATTTTCGTCTTCTTCGCGATCGACCCGATCTGGGGATTCCTGATCGCGCTCGTCGCCGGCACCCTCGTCGCCGCGATCGCCGTGGTTCTGCTCAAGCAGTTTGCGCGACGCCAAGTAGAGGCACCGGCCGTCGAGACGCGCGAGCCGCAGCTCGTGGGCTAG
- a CDS encoding 1-phosphofructokinase family hexose kinase, whose translation MIITATPNPSIDRTVKLDRPLERGGVHRLSRPVDVAGGKGINVARVLGRAGIATRVLVPAPEGSDLVRRIEAEGLDLVRTSGPEVRTNLTLVEADGTTTKLNEPGGELAAEDLQELERAIMNESAATSLAAAEHTWVVLAGSLPQGVAPDWYLRMTAKLRLRGVRVAVDTSDAPIRAFAESDVLPNLMKPNGAELATLTGNATGTGLQLEAAAAAGDFEPVLAAARTLHRRGCEAVLVTLGAAGALLFTEDTAWVATPPPITVRSTVGAGDSSLAGYLSGVIADADPARRLELAVASGAAAASLPGTEVPTSVQLDLEHTHSRALHTRDA comes from the coding sequence ATGATCATCACGGCTACCCCGAACCCAAGCATCGACCGGACCGTCAAGCTCGATCGCCCGCTCGAACGCGGCGGCGTCCACCGGCTCTCGCGACCGGTGGATGTGGCCGGCGGCAAGGGCATCAACGTCGCCCGGGTGCTGGGCCGGGCAGGCATAGCGACGCGCGTGCTCGTGCCCGCCCCCGAAGGCAGCGACCTGGTGCGGCGCATTGAGGCCGAGGGGCTCGACCTCGTGCGCACGTCGGGACCCGAGGTGCGCACCAATCTCACGCTCGTCGAGGCGGACGGCACGACGACGAAGCTCAACGAGCCGGGCGGCGAGCTTGCGGCCGAGGATCTCCAGGAACTCGAGCGCGCGATCATGAACGAGTCGGCGGCGACCTCGCTCGCCGCCGCGGAACACACGTGGGTCGTGCTCGCGGGGTCACTCCCGCAGGGCGTCGCGCCCGACTGGTACCTGCGGATGACCGCGAAGCTCCGGCTGCGAGGCGTACGCGTCGCGGTCGATACCTCGGATGCGCCGATTCGCGCGTTCGCCGAGTCGGACGTGCTGCCGAACCTCATGAAGCCGAACGGTGCGGAGCTCGCGACGCTCACGGGCAACGCGACCGGCACCGGTCTGCAGCTCGAGGCCGCTGCCGCTGCCGGAGACTTCGAGCCAGTGCTCGCCGCGGCCCGGACGCTTCATCGCCGCGGTTGCGAAGCCGTGCTCGTCACGCTCGGTGCGGCCGGTGCGCTCCTCTTTACCGAGGACACAGCGTGGGTCGCGACGCCCCCGCCGATCACGGTGCGCAGCACGGTCGGTGCGGGGGACTCGAGCCTCGCGGGCTACCTCAGCGGCGTGATCGCGGATGCAGACCCGGCCAGGCGCCTCGAGCTCGCGGTCGCATCCGGCGCGGCCGCCGCATCCCTGCCCGGCACTGAGGTGCCGACCTCCGTGCAGCTCGACCTCGAGCACACGCACTCGCGCGCGCTGCACACCCGCGACGCGTAG
- a CDS encoding DeoR/GlpR family DNA-binding transcription regulator translates to MSAETRRRHILEELTTAGRVRVATLATQLDVADETVRRDLVALEQEGELVRVHGGAVSALGPRTFEVSLEERIQQGQDAKRAIAERAYELLPEQGGAILLDSGSTTLELARIIAQRAPTARFSIVTNSVAAVSAFSDRADLSVYLIGGTVRAITQSVVPLDASAQLDQIRVDVAFLGTNGCSAGYGFSTPGPDEAAIKRAFIASARQRYVLVDAAKFGAEFTHRFAGLAEVDGIITDAAPDERLARALHDAGTEVLRS, encoded by the coding sequence ATGAGCGCCGAGACCCGACGGCGGCACATCCTCGAAGAACTCACGACAGCCGGCCGTGTGCGGGTCGCGACTCTCGCGACGCAGCTGGATGTTGCGGACGAGACGGTGCGGCGCGATCTCGTCGCCCTCGAGCAGGAGGGCGAGCTCGTGCGGGTGCACGGGGGAGCGGTGAGCGCCCTCGGGCCGCGAACCTTCGAGGTCAGCCTCGAGGAGCGCATCCAGCAGGGCCAGGATGCGAAACGCGCGATCGCGGAGCGAGCCTACGAACTACTTCCCGAGCAGGGCGGCGCGATCCTGCTCGACAGCGGGTCGACGACCCTCGAGCTTGCGCGAATCATCGCGCAGCGGGCGCCGACGGCCCGGTTCAGCATCGTCACCAACTCGGTTGCCGCGGTCTCGGCGTTCTCGGATCGGGCAGACCTCTCGGTCTACCTCATCGGCGGCACGGTGCGCGCGATCACGCAGTCGGTCGTGCCGCTCGATGCGTCGGCCCAGCTCGACCAGATTCGCGTCGATGTCGCGTTTCTCGGCACGAACGGATGCTCGGCTGGGTACGGGTTTTCGACTCCCGGCCCGGACGAGGCGGCGATCAAGCGCGCCTTCATTGCGAGCGCGCGGCAGCGATACGTGCTCGTCGACGCAGCGAAGTTCGGCGCGGAGTTCACGCACCGGTTTGCGGGGCTCGCCGAAGTTGACGGCATCATCACCGATGCCGCCCCGGATGAACGGCTCGCGCGTGCGCTGCACGACGCGGGCACGGAGGTGTTGCGGTCATGA
- the hpaH gene encoding 2-oxo-hept-4-ene-1,7-dioate hydratase: MLEQTEIESIAEELAEAERTHTLIPRITARYPNAQIEDSYAIQGMWRDREIAAGRRLVGRKIGLTSKAMQQATGISEPDYGVMFDDTVYENGSVIPHDKFTNVRIEVELAFVLKEPLEGPNCTLFDVLRATEYVTPALEILNSHIELEGRTIVDTISDNAAYGGMVLGGIPMRPDEIDLRWVSALLYKNETIEESGVAAAVLNHPGTGVAWLANKFHHHGARLEAGEIILAGSFTRPMWVEKGDTVLCDYGKMGTISCRFI, encoded by the coding sequence ATGCTTGAACAAACAGAGATCGAGTCGATCGCCGAGGAGCTTGCGGAAGCCGAACGCACGCACACGCTCATTCCGCGCATCACCGCCCGCTACCCGAACGCACAGATTGAAGATTCCTACGCAATTCAGGGAATGTGGCGCGACCGCGAGATCGCCGCTGGCCGTCGCCTCGTCGGCCGCAAGATCGGCCTGACGTCGAAGGCCATGCAGCAGGCGACCGGCATCTCCGAGCCCGACTACGGCGTCATGTTCGACGACACCGTGTACGAGAACGGCTCGGTCATCCCCCACGACAAGTTCACGAACGTGCGCATCGAGGTCGAGCTCGCGTTCGTGCTCAAGGAGCCGCTCGAGGGCCCGAACTGCACCCTCTTCGACGTGCTGCGCGCGACCGAATACGTCACGCCCGCGCTCGAGATCCTGAACTCCCACATCGAGCTCGAAGGCCGCACGATCGTCGACACGATCTCGGACAACGCGGCCTACGGCGGCATGGTCCTCGGCGGCATCCCGATGCGCCCCGACGAGATCGATCTGCGCTGGGTCTCGGCACTCCTTTACAAGAACGAGACGATCGAGGAATCGGGCGTCGCCGCGGCCGTGCTCAACCACCCGGGTACCGGCGTCGCCTGGCTCGCCAACAAGTTCCACCACCACGGCGCGCGCCTCGAGGCCGGCGAGATCATTCTTGCGGGCTCCTTCACCCGCCCGATGTGGGTTGAAAAGGGCGACACCGTGCTGTGTGACTACGGAAAGATGGGAACCATTTCGTGCCGCTTCATCTAG